One Pseudorasbora parva isolate DD20220531a chromosome 8, ASM2467924v1, whole genome shotgun sequence DNA window includes the following coding sequences:
- the LOC137084189 gene encoding uncharacterized protein isoform X1 has protein sequence MEREAAVKFLLNLFVSASEFDANTEENYTQLLTSVCRYTSFPCGENYTNRHSYQCDFLLDLCSHVKDYETQTGRSVLPALQSVYQSAPAVWRIKLSKRKSSILLEVLKLQTEKKPVKLRDWTDEESEVRGFLQCLPYISQLRFRKPRSKTAESWEKGKRSFILDLCLQAALHQKETIEETVEKLLSSVNYERCDFLLDLCSHVKDYETQTGRSVLPALQSVYQSAPAVWRIKLSERKSSILLEVLKLQTEKKPVELRDWTDEESEVRGFLQCLPYISQLRFCDIYIKREAAVKFLLNLFVSASEFDANTEENYTQLLTSVCSYTSFPYDDDDDDDDDDDDDDTEAQIHQCDFLLDLCSHVKDYETQTGRSVLPALQSVYQSAPAVWIDLSERKSSILLEVLKLQTEKKPVELRDWTDEESEVRGFLQCLPYISQLRFSDIIYKKREAAVKFLLNLFVSASEFDANTEENYTQLLTSVCSYTSFPCGENYTNRRSDQSDLLLDLCSHVKDYETQTGRSVLPALQSVYQSAPAVWRIKLSERKSSILLEVLKLQTEKKPVELRGWTDEESEVRGFLQCLPYISRLRFSDIIYRKREAAVKFLLNLFVSASEFDANTEENYTQLLTSVCSYTSFPCGENNYDTQAQCDFLLDLWSHVKDYETQTGRSVLPALQSVYQSAPAVWRIKLSERKSSILLEVLKLQTEKKPVELRDWTDEESEVRGFLQCLPYISELRDAERFIPSLCKVFGPRVKADQVTPLLQALDFTITLSGKLPSSTCRSVGRVLGRSPSKLNLTLNTSIISLRGLKLLLKHITHLQKLSLEDKLLVKMFRALRSLNGPLPLTTEEFSLRTKGSKRNLSHILSSLTSLLKLLSVQCLDLTEFKSDALSLTALLGLQEPLTIRFSKETLQQLVSLVYEAQDDELTCSFLKKASKDLTSCSLTWDVIHYLLQHQDLNLKLDFRKSKITHENIRELLLVLDRIQLKRLSPSFTLSIIMEIYETGLPQYVSSLMSSAGNDINLSGRALDSVDCAALRFTLERCDSVKLNLLWTSIPEEELESFLPLLSRVTLLSVDRLLLLKMLHCCSSSDLQQEAAALLLSALHNRLDFSCCSALDLTDTLENQEHLKLTDKDCRIISSVLQKTQSVVKLNLQDCVISDTALKQLWPILPQVQLSCGKALLLQFLACVSKVRSQRSSSRRTEALSQALGGEMDLSHTQMDQSACEHLALFLEYSEGLTELDLSHCKLTDLCMKPLLPHLHKTQTLDLSHNNITDESAERIHSVVSTHSNIQTVRLFGNKVSDRKRFIGDKRFEIW, from the exons ATGGAGAGAGAAGCTGCTGTGAAGTTTCTGCTGAATCTGTTTGTTTCAGCATCAGAGTTTGATGCAAATACAGAAGAAAATTACACTCAACTGTTAACATCTGTGTGCCGCTACACATCTTTCCCCTGTGGTGAAAACTATACTAACCGTCACTCTTATCAGTGTGATTTCCTGCTGGATCTGTGTTCACATGTGAAGGACTATGAGACTCAAACAGGCAGGAGTGTCCTTCCAGCATTACAGTCAGTTTATCAGTCTGCTCCTGCAGTCTGGAGAATAAAGCTCTCAAAGAGAAAGAGCTCCATCCTCCTAGAAGTGCTGAAACTCCAAACAGAGAAGAAACCAGTAAAGCTGAGAGACTGGACAGATGAAGAGAGTGAAGTGAGGGGATTCCTCCAGTGTCTGCCCTACATCTCACAGCTCAG ATTTAGGAAACCACGGAGTAAAACAGCTGAATCGTGGGAGAAAGGAAAGAGATCATTCATACTGGATTTGTGTCTGCAAGCTGCTCTCCACCAGAAAGAGACAATAGAAGAAACTGTGGAGAAACTGCTGTCATCTGTGAATTATGagagatgtgatttcctgctgGATCTGTGTTCACATGTGAAGGACTATGAGACTCAAACAGGCAGGAGTGTCCTACCAGCATTACAGTCAGTTTATCAGTCAGCTCCTGCAGTCTGGAGAATAAAGCTCTCAGAGAGAAAGAGCTCCATCCTCCTAGAAGTGCTGAAACTCCAAACAGAGAAGAAACCAGTAGAGCTGAGAGACTGGACAGATGAAGAGAGTGAAGTGAGGGGATTCCTCCAGTGTCTGCCCTACATCTCACAGCTCAG ATTTTGTGACATCTACATAAAGAGAGAAGCTGCTGTGAAGTTTCTGCTGAATCTGTTTGTTTCAGCATCAGAGTTTGATGCAAATACAGAAGAAAATTACACTCAACTGTTAACATCTGTGTGCAGCTACACATCTTTCCcctatgatgatgatgatgatgatgatgatgatgatgatgatgatgatactgAGGCTCAGATTCATCAGTGTGATTTCCTGCTGGATCTGTGTTCACATGTGAAGGACTATGAGACTCAAACAGGCAGGAGTGTCCTTCCAGCATTACAGTCAGTTTATCAGTCAGCTCCTGCAGTCTGGATAGACCTCTCAGAGAGAAAGAGCTCCATCCTCCTAGAAGTGCTGAAACTCCAAACAGAGAAGAAACCAGTAGAGCTGAGAGACTGGACAGATGAAGAGAGTGAAGTGAGGGGATTCCTCCAGTGTCTGCCCTACATCTCACAGCTCAG ATTTTCTGACATTATCTACAAGAAGAGAGAAGCTGCTGTGAAGTTTCTGCTGAATCTGTTTGTTTCAGCATCAGAGTTTGATGCAAATACAGAAGAAAATTACACTCAACTGTTAACATCTGTGTGCAGCTACACATCTTTCCCCTGTGGTGAAAACTATACTAACCGTCGCTCTGATCAGTCTGATCTCCTGCTGGATCTGTGCTCACATGTGAAGGACTATGAGACTCAAACAGGCAGGAGTGTCCTTCCAGCATTACAGTCAGTTTATCAGTCAGCTCCTGCAGTCTGGAGAATAAAGCTCTCAGAGAGAAAGAGCTCCATCCTCCTAGAAGTGCTGAAACTCCAAACAGAGAAGAAACCAGTAGAGCTGAGAGgctggacagatgaagagaGTGAAGTGAGGGGATTCCTCCAGTGTCTGCCCTACATCTCACGGCTCAG ATTTTCTGACATTATCTACAGGAAGAGAGAAGCTGCTGTGAAGTTTCTGCTGAATCTGTTTGTTTCAGCATCAGAGTTTGATGCAAATACAGAAGAAAATTACACTCAACTGTTAACATCTGTGTGCAGCTACACATCTTTCCCCTGTGGTGAGAATAATTATGATACTCAGGCTCAGTGTGATTTCCTGCTGGATCTGTGGTCACATGTGAAGGACTATGAGACTCAAACAGGCAGGAGTGTCCTTCCAGCATTACAGTCAGTTTATCAGTCTGCTCCTGCAGTCTGGAGAATAAAGCTCTCAGAGAGAAAGAGCTCCATCCTCCTAGAAGTGCTGAAACTCCAAACAGAGAAGAAACCAGTAGAGCTGAGAGACTGGACAGATGAAGAGAGTGAAGTGAGGGGATTCCTCCAGTGTCTGCCCTACATCTCTGAGTTGAG GGATGCTGAGCGGTTCATCCCTTCACTATGTAAAGTGTTTGGGCCCAGAGTGAAGGCAGATCAGGTCACTCCTCTGCTCCAGGCTTTAGACTTCACCATCACTCTGAGTGGAAAATTACCCAGCAGCACCTGCAGATCTGTGGGAAGAGTTCTGGGCCGTTCACCCTCAAAACTCAACCTGACTCTGAACACAAGCATCATCTCTCTGAGAGGACTCAAACTGCTCCTCAAACACATCACACACCTGCAGAAACTGAG TCTGGAAGACAAACTGTTAGTGAAGATGTTCAGAGCGTTGAGGTCACTGAATGGTCCTCTTCCACTGACCACAGAGGAGTTTTCACTGCGCACGAAAGGCTCAAAGCGAAATCTCTCTCATATCCTGAGCAGCTTGACGTCTCTCCTGAAACTGTTGTCTGTCCAGTGTTTGGATCTTACGGAGTTTAAATCAGACGCTCTGTCTCTCACGGCTCTGTTGGGTCTCCAGGAACCTCTGACTATCAG gttcTCTAAAGAGACTCTTCAGCAGCTGGTTTCACTGGTGTATGAAGCTCAGGATGATGAACTGACATGCTCTTTCCTAAAGAAGGCGTCTAAGGATCTGACTTCCTGCTCACTGACCTGGGATGTTATTCATTATCTGCTGCAACATCAAGATCTGAATCTGAAGTTGGACTTTAGAAAGAGTAAAATCACCCATGAAAACATCAGAGAACTTCTGCTGGTGTTAGACAGAATCCAGCTGAAAAG GTTGAGCCCCAGCTTTACTCTGTCCATCATTATGGAGATTTACGAGACTGGTTTACCTCAGTATGTGTCCAGTCTGATGAGTTCAGCAGGAAATGACATCAACCTGAGCGGCAGAGCGTTGGACTCTGTTGACTGCGCTGCCCTGCGCTTCACTCTAGAGCGCTGCGACTCGGTCAAACTCAATCTGCTCTGGACCTCCATACCAGAGGAGGAGCTGGAGAGCTTTCTGCCTTTGCTCAGCAGAGTCACACTACTCAG tGTTGACAGGCTGCTGCTGCTGAAGATGCTTCATTGCTGCAGTTCCTCTGATCTCCAGCAGGAGGCGGCAGCTCTTCTTCTCTCTGCTcttcacaacagactggacttCTCCTGCTGCTCTGCTCTGGATTTAACAGACACACTGGAAAATCAAGAACATTTGAAACTCACCGATAAAGACTGTAGAATAATCTCATCTGTGCTTCAGAAAACCCAAAGTGTTGTGAAGTTGAATTTACAGGACTGTGTGATCTCTGATACGGCCCTGAAACAACTTTGGCCAATCCTGCCTCAAGTCCAGCTGAG CTGTGGTAAAGCTCTGCTGCTCCAGTTTCTGGCTTGTGTTAGTAAAGTTAGATCTCAGAGAAGCTCTTCTAGGAGGACTGAGGCTCTTTCACAGGCCTTGGGAGGAGAGATGGACCTCAGTCACACTCAGATGGACCAGAGCGCTTGTGAACATCTGGCGCTGTTTCTGGAATATTCTGAAGGGCTGACAGAACTGGATCTCAGTCACTGCAAACTCACCGATCTCTGCATGAAGCCGCTGCTGCCGCATCTGCACAAGACTCAGACTCTGGA TCTGAGTCACAATAATATCACAGATGAATCAGCGGAGAGAATCCACAGCGTCGTCTCCACTCACAGCAACATTCAGACTGTACG ACTGTTCGGAAACAAAGTCAGTGACAGAAAGCGGTTCATCGGAGACAAACGATTTGAGATCTGGTGA
- the LOC137084189 gene encoding uncharacterized protein isoform X2, whose protein sequence is MEREAAVKFLLNLFVSASEFDANTEENYTQLLTSVCRYTSFPCGENYTNRHSYQCDFLLDLCSHVKDYETQTGRSVLPALQSVYQSAPAVWRIKLSKRKSSILLEVLKLQTEKKPVKLRDWTDEESEVRGFLQCLPYISQLRFRKPRSKTAESWEKGKRSFILDLCLQAALHQKETIEETVEKLLSSVNYERCDFLLDLCSHVKDYETQTGRSVLPALQSVYQSAPAVWRIKLSERKSSILLEVLKLQTEKKPVELRDWTDEESEVRGFLQCLPYISQLRFCDIYIKREAAVKFLLNLFVSASEFDANTEENYTQLLTSVCSYTSFPYDDDDDDDDDDDDDDTEAQIHQCDFLLDLCSHVKDYETQTGRSVLPALQSVYQSAPAVWIDLSERKSSILLEVLKLQTEKKPVELRDWTDEESEVRGFLQCLPYISQLRFSDIIYRKREAAVKFLLNLFVSASEFDANTEENYTQLLTSVCSYTSFPCGENNYDTQAQCDFLLDLWSHVKDYETQTGRSVLPALQSVYQSAPAVWRIKLSERKSSILLEVLKLQTEKKPVELRDWTDEESEVRGFLQCLPYISELRDAERFIPSLCKVFGPRVKADQVTPLLQALDFTITLSGKLPSSTCRSVGRVLGRSPSKLNLTLNTSIISLRGLKLLLKHITHLQKLSLEDKLLVKMFRALRSLNGPLPLTTEEFSLRTKGSKRNLSHILSSLTSLLKLLSVQCLDLTEFKSDALSLTALLGLQEPLTIRFSKETLQQLVSLVYEAQDDELTCSFLKKASKDLTSCSLTWDVIHYLLQHQDLNLKLDFRKSKITHENIRELLLVLDRIQLKRLSPSFTLSIIMEIYETGLPQYVSSLMSSAGNDINLSGRALDSVDCAALRFTLERCDSVKLNLLWTSIPEEELESFLPLLSRVTLLSVDRLLLLKMLHCCSSSDLQQEAAALLLSALHNRLDFSCCSALDLTDTLENQEHLKLTDKDCRIISSVLQKTQSVVKLNLQDCVISDTALKQLWPILPQVQLSCGKALLLQFLACVSKVRSQRSSSRRTEALSQALGGEMDLSHTQMDQSACEHLALFLEYSEGLTELDLSHCKLTDLCMKPLLPHLHKTQTLDLSHNNITDESAERIHSVVSTHSNIQTVRLFGNKVSDRKRFIGDKRFEIW, encoded by the exons ATGGAGAGAGAAGCTGCTGTGAAGTTTCTGCTGAATCTGTTTGTTTCAGCATCAGAGTTTGATGCAAATACAGAAGAAAATTACACTCAACTGTTAACATCTGTGTGCCGCTACACATCTTTCCCCTGTGGTGAAAACTATACTAACCGTCACTCTTATCAGTGTGATTTCCTGCTGGATCTGTGTTCACATGTGAAGGACTATGAGACTCAAACAGGCAGGAGTGTCCTTCCAGCATTACAGTCAGTTTATCAGTCTGCTCCTGCAGTCTGGAGAATAAAGCTCTCAAAGAGAAAGAGCTCCATCCTCCTAGAAGTGCTGAAACTCCAAACAGAGAAGAAACCAGTAAAGCTGAGAGACTGGACAGATGAAGAGAGTGAAGTGAGGGGATTCCTCCAGTGTCTGCCCTACATCTCACAGCTCAG ATTTAGGAAACCACGGAGTAAAACAGCTGAATCGTGGGAGAAAGGAAAGAGATCATTCATACTGGATTTGTGTCTGCAAGCTGCTCTCCACCAGAAAGAGACAATAGAAGAAACTGTGGAGAAACTGCTGTCATCTGTGAATTATGagagatgtgatttcctgctgGATCTGTGTTCACATGTGAAGGACTATGAGACTCAAACAGGCAGGAGTGTCCTACCAGCATTACAGTCAGTTTATCAGTCAGCTCCTGCAGTCTGGAGAATAAAGCTCTCAGAGAGAAAGAGCTCCATCCTCCTAGAAGTGCTGAAACTCCAAACAGAGAAGAAACCAGTAGAGCTGAGAGACTGGACAGATGAAGAGAGTGAAGTGAGGGGATTCCTCCAGTGTCTGCCCTACATCTCACAGCTCAG ATTTTGTGACATCTACATAAAGAGAGAAGCTGCTGTGAAGTTTCTGCTGAATCTGTTTGTTTCAGCATCAGAGTTTGATGCAAATACAGAAGAAAATTACACTCAACTGTTAACATCTGTGTGCAGCTACACATCTTTCCcctatgatgatgatgatgatgatgatgatgatgatgatgatgatgatactgAGGCTCAGATTCATCAGTGTGATTTCCTGCTGGATCTGTGTTCACATGTGAAGGACTATGAGACTCAAACAGGCAGGAGTGTCCTTCCAGCATTACAGTCAGTTTATCAGTCAGCTCCTGCAGTCTGGATAGACCTCTCAGAGAGAAAGAGCTCCATCCTCCTAGAAGTGCTGAAACTCCAAACAGAGAAGAAACCAGTAGAGCTGAGAGACTGGACAGATGAAGAGAGTGAAGTGAGGGGATTCCTCCAGTGTCTGCCCTACATCTCACAGCTCAG ATTTTCTGACATTATCTACAGGAAGAGAGAAGCTGCTGTGAAGTTTCTGCTGAATCTGTTTGTTTCAGCATCAGAGTTTGATGCAAATACAGAAGAAAATTACACTCAACTGTTAACATCTGTGTGCAGCTACACATCTTTCCCCTGTGGTGAGAATAATTATGATACTCAGGCTCAGTGTGATTTCCTGCTGGATCTGTGGTCACATGTGAAGGACTATGAGACTCAAACAGGCAGGAGTGTCCTTCCAGCATTACAGTCAGTTTATCAGTCTGCTCCTGCAGTCTGGAGAATAAAGCTCTCAGAGAGAAAGAGCTCCATCCTCCTAGAAGTGCTGAAACTCCAAACAGAGAAGAAACCAGTAGAGCTGAGAGACTGGACAGATGAAGAGAGTGAAGTGAGGGGATTCCTCCAGTGTCTGCCCTACATCTCTGAGTTGAG GGATGCTGAGCGGTTCATCCCTTCACTATGTAAAGTGTTTGGGCCCAGAGTGAAGGCAGATCAGGTCACTCCTCTGCTCCAGGCTTTAGACTTCACCATCACTCTGAGTGGAAAATTACCCAGCAGCACCTGCAGATCTGTGGGAAGAGTTCTGGGCCGTTCACCCTCAAAACTCAACCTGACTCTGAACACAAGCATCATCTCTCTGAGAGGACTCAAACTGCTCCTCAAACACATCACACACCTGCAGAAACTGAG TCTGGAAGACAAACTGTTAGTGAAGATGTTCAGAGCGTTGAGGTCACTGAATGGTCCTCTTCCACTGACCACAGAGGAGTTTTCACTGCGCACGAAAGGCTCAAAGCGAAATCTCTCTCATATCCTGAGCAGCTTGACGTCTCTCCTGAAACTGTTGTCTGTCCAGTGTTTGGATCTTACGGAGTTTAAATCAGACGCTCTGTCTCTCACGGCTCTGTTGGGTCTCCAGGAACCTCTGACTATCAG gttcTCTAAAGAGACTCTTCAGCAGCTGGTTTCACTGGTGTATGAAGCTCAGGATGATGAACTGACATGCTCTTTCCTAAAGAAGGCGTCTAAGGATCTGACTTCCTGCTCACTGACCTGGGATGTTATTCATTATCTGCTGCAACATCAAGATCTGAATCTGAAGTTGGACTTTAGAAAGAGTAAAATCACCCATGAAAACATCAGAGAACTTCTGCTGGTGTTAGACAGAATCCAGCTGAAAAG GTTGAGCCCCAGCTTTACTCTGTCCATCATTATGGAGATTTACGAGACTGGTTTACCTCAGTATGTGTCCAGTCTGATGAGTTCAGCAGGAAATGACATCAACCTGAGCGGCAGAGCGTTGGACTCTGTTGACTGCGCTGCCCTGCGCTTCACTCTAGAGCGCTGCGACTCGGTCAAACTCAATCTGCTCTGGACCTCCATACCAGAGGAGGAGCTGGAGAGCTTTCTGCCTTTGCTCAGCAGAGTCACACTACTCAG tGTTGACAGGCTGCTGCTGCTGAAGATGCTTCATTGCTGCAGTTCCTCTGATCTCCAGCAGGAGGCGGCAGCTCTTCTTCTCTCTGCTcttcacaacagactggacttCTCCTGCTGCTCTGCTCTGGATTTAACAGACACACTGGAAAATCAAGAACATTTGAAACTCACCGATAAAGACTGTAGAATAATCTCATCTGTGCTTCAGAAAACCCAAAGTGTTGTGAAGTTGAATTTACAGGACTGTGTGATCTCTGATACGGCCCTGAAACAACTTTGGCCAATCCTGCCTCAAGTCCAGCTGAG CTGTGGTAAAGCTCTGCTGCTCCAGTTTCTGGCTTGTGTTAGTAAAGTTAGATCTCAGAGAAGCTCTTCTAGGAGGACTGAGGCTCTTTCACAGGCCTTGGGAGGAGAGATGGACCTCAGTCACACTCAGATGGACCAGAGCGCTTGTGAACATCTGGCGCTGTTTCTGGAATATTCTGAAGGGCTGACAGAACTGGATCTCAGTCACTGCAAACTCACCGATCTCTGCATGAAGCCGCTGCTGCCGCATCTGCACAAGACTCAGACTCTGGA TCTGAGTCACAATAATATCACAGATGAATCAGCGGAGAGAATCCACAGCGTCGTCTCCACTCACAGCAACATTCAGACTGTACG ACTGTTCGGAAACAAAGTCAGTGACAGAAAGCGGTTCATCGGAGACAAACGATTTGAGATCTGGTGA